A window of the Hevea brasiliensis isolate MT/VB/25A 57/8 chromosome 6, ASM3005281v1, whole genome shotgun sequence genome harbors these coding sequences:
- the LOC110644351 gene encoding protein CURVATURE THYLAKOID 1C, chloroplastic: MASIVASLPPPALVVPVRSTLLRTLLKLPISPIRERQNRVALVVKAAGESSESSTSLSIVKSVQNVWDKSEDRLALFGLGFAAIVALWASTNLISAIDKLPLIPSAFELIGILYSSWFVYRYLLFKPDREELFQIISKSVSDILGQ, encoded by the exons ATGGCTTCCATTGTTGCAAGCTTGCCTCCTCCAGCACTGGTGGTCCCTGTTAGAAGCACCCTTTTAAGGACTCTTCTAAAACTTCCAATTTCTCCCATTAGAG AGAGACAGAATCGTGTGGCTCTTGTTGTGAAGGCTGCTGGAGAAAGCTCTGAGTCATCAACCTCCCTCAGCATTGTTAAGTCTGTGCAGAATGTT TGGGATAAATCTGAAGACCGGCTGGCTCTTTTTGGTTTGGGGTTTGCAGCTATAGTAGCTCTATGGGCATCAACAAATCTTATATCA GCCATTGACAAGTTGCCGCTTATACCAAGTGCATTTGAACTTATTGGCATACTATACTCTTCG TGGTTTGTATATCGATACCTCCTATTCAAACCTGATCG GGAAGAGCTATTCCAGATTATCAGCAAGTCAGTATCTGATATCTTGGGCCAGTAA